A stretch of the Pseudomonadota bacterium genome encodes the following:
- a CDS encoding flagellar hook-length control protein FliK, translating into MNLPPIDLPPLSKGDPLTPQTLPSAVRGWQVGQVLHATVVNRPTTQTATLRFGANEVPVRTGIPLATGAPVRVRVDTIGVTITLRLLGGTPGADTTRNDALRAALPRQQSFAPLLANLSRLIAPRNGASTTSAAPALPPSVFKLAQQLFDALPEARRLATPEGVRQAIRDSGTLAEARLAANVDRGTSPAMGDTKLNLVRLLDSLRALLRAPATMAEPASLKPLPLPLSIAPPLRDQPPVAQARVPPSIVQLLEDNVSQLRIVQELTAQLEGALARLQISQISSLPSEQNPTQIWVAEVPVRQGQQTDLFQFRIEHRRPAGAQAEEYWSITFAFELEELGAVRARVVFYQQELSATLWAERPATARKFKEHLDELRNRIEKHGLPVRSLECLAGIPDSNPPPSSAAGLIDEQA; encoded by the coding sequence ATGAACCTGCCCCCCATCGACCTTCCCCCGTTATCAAAGGGCGATCCACTGACTCCGCAAACGCTGCCCTCGGCGGTTCGCGGCTGGCAGGTGGGGCAGGTCCTGCATGCCACGGTCGTCAACCGCCCGACGACGCAGACCGCCACGCTGCGATTCGGCGCCAACGAGGTGCCTGTGCGGACCGGTATCCCGCTTGCGACGGGCGCACCGGTCAGGGTCAGAGTCGATACTATCGGTGTGACGATCACGCTGCGCCTGTTGGGCGGCACACCGGGTGCGGATACGACCCGAAACGATGCTTTGCGCGCCGCCCTCCCGCGGCAGCAATCGTTCGCCCCGCTGTTGGCGAACCTCAGCCGCCTGATCGCACCGCGGAATGGCGCCTCCACGACATCCGCTGCGCCGGCACTGCCGCCCTCCGTGTTCAAACTGGCACAGCAACTCTTCGACGCCCTGCCCGAAGCGCGGCGCCTCGCCACCCCGGAGGGCGTCAGACAGGCGATACGCGACAGCGGCACGCTTGCCGAAGCCAGACTGGCGGCAAATGTCGATCGGGGAACCAGCCCGGCGATGGGCGACACCAAGCTCAATCTGGTACGGCTGCTCGATAGCCTGCGGGCGCTGCTGCGCGCCCCCGCCACCATGGCGGAACCGGCATCCCTCAAACCGCTGCCACTGCCCTTGTCCATCGCACCACCGTTGCGCGATCAGCCGCCCGTGGCGCAAGCGCGCGTCCCGCCCTCGATCGTGCAATTGCTGGAGGACAACGTCTCGCAGCTGCGTATCGTGCAGGAGCTGACAGCTCAGCTCGAGGGTGCTTTGGCGCGACTGCAGATCAGCCAGATCTCATCGCTGCCCAGCGAACAGAACCCCACCCAGATCTGGGTGGCGGAGGTGCCCGTGCGTCAAGGACAGCAGACGGATCTGTTCCAGTTTCGCATCGAGCACCGCCGCCCGGCCGGCGCACAGGCCGAAGAGTACTGGAGCATTACCTTCGCCTTCGAACTCGAGGAGTTGGGCGCGGTGCGCGCACGCGTGGTCTTCTACCAACAGGAGTTGAGCGCCACCCTGTGGGCTGAGCGCCCAGCAACCGCACGCAAATTCAAGGAGCATCTGGACGAGCTGCGCAATCGAATCGAAAAACACGGGCTTCCGGTGCGCAGTCTGGAATGTCTGGCGGGCATCCCCGATTCCAACCCGCCACCCTCTTCCGCCGCTGGCCTGATCGACGAACAGGCATGA